The genomic region CGCCGTTTCGCAATCAATTGAGCTTCCTGGGCGGGCTGTACCACCCGAGCGGTCCCAAGGCCGACCCGCACGTCTGCTCCGACATGTGGCTCACCGGCGCCCCGCTGCACAATCCCAAGCCGGGCGCTTACAACTCGGTGGCGCTCGACCAGGCCGTCGCGCTCTACACCAAGCAATACTGCCGCCAGCCTTCGCTGGTGTTGTCGATCGACGCCGGCACAGGCTTTCTGTCGCGCACCGGCACGATTTCGTACAGCCTGGAAGGCAAGCCGATCCCGGCCGAGAACAGTCCCCGCCGGGTGTTCGATCGCCTGTTTCGCGGCGACCGGGCGTCGCTCGAATCGCGGCGCGATCAACTCCAGCGGCGCATCCGCCTGGTCGACGCCGTGCTCGAAAGCGCTCGCTCGCTCGATAAGCGGCTGGGCAACTCCGACCGCGAGAAGATGGATCAGTACCTGACCTCGCTCGACGAAGTCGAATCGCGGCTGACCGCTTCGGAGAAATGGATCGACATCCCGCTGAAAGCCCAGGACTACTCGCACCTCAATCTCGACGCCTCTCCCGAGGGCGAACCGCGCGAGTATTACCGCAACATGTTCGATTTGATCGCCTTGGCCTTCGACGCCGACATCACGCGCAGCGTGGCGTTCATGCTGAATCGCGAAGACGGCATGGGCATCAGCGATACTTTCCCGCTGAAGCTCGGCCTGAGCCGCACGCACCACAGCCTGTCGCACGCCGAGGACAAGGACGGCCAGTTGAATTTCGCCAAGTACGACTTGTTCCTGAGCGAGCAACTGGCGTACTTCTTCGCGCGACTGCAAGAGTTCCGCGATAAGAGCGGCCCGGTGCTGGACAACAGCATCGTGCTCTTCGGCAGCGGCGCCAGCACCACGCACAACCCGAGGAATCTTCCCACCCTGATCGCCGGCGGGGCGAATATGGGGCTCAAGCACGGCGTCTACTGGCGCCGCGACGAAACGCGGATGTCGAACGTGTTTCTCAGCATCCTGCACTCGCTGGGCATCGAGCAAGAGTCGTTTTCCGACAGCACGGGCGTCGTCGGCGATTCGATCTTCTCGCGCGTGTAAGCTCTTCGCGGCAAAGCGCGCAGAAACCTAACCGGCTCCTAACCCGGTTTGTTGATCGGCCCGGGTATCGTGTTGACGTAAGCCGCTATGCCAACCGGGCGCGTCGGCTCGGTCGCCCTTGCTGTCGGCAGATGCTTGGCACGCGAATTGCTACCTATTGCATGGACGATGGACCGATGGAGTGACGCAGTTCGGCGCCACAGGCCGTCGCCGGGGATTCAACAACGAAAG from Pirellulales bacterium harbors:
- a CDS encoding DUF1552 domain-containing protein produces the protein MPAPAKLDRRSVLKGLAGVSLALPVLDAMGDEVAGQIPRRFCALYTANGMSLPRPQHAIDDWSWFPRAEQNGQFVFGKSTEPLAPFRNQLSFLGGLYHPSGPKADPHVCSDMWLTGAPLHNPKPGAYNSVALDQAVALYTKQYCRQPSLVLSIDAGTGFLSRTGTISYSLEGKPIPAENSPRRVFDRLFRGDRASLESRRDQLQRRIRLVDAVLESARSLDKRLGNSDREKMDQYLTSLDEVESRLTASEKWIDIPLKAQDYSHLNLDASPEGEPREYYRNMFDLIALAFDADITRSVAFMLNREDGMGISDTFPLKLGLSRTHHSLSHAEDKDGQLNFAKYDLFLSEQLAYFFARLQEFRDKSGPVLDNSIVLFGSGASTTHNPRNLPTLIAGGANMGLKHGVYWRRDETRMSNVFLSILHSLGIEQESFSDSTGVVGDSIFSRV